From the Oncorhynchus kisutch isolate 150728-3 unplaced genomic scaffold, Okis_V2 scaffold1361, whole genome shotgun sequence genome, the window ACTACACACTTGGTAGTACTCATAGACAATGTCCACaaatggaagtgtgtgtgtgtgtgtgtgtgtttttgtgcgtgcatgcttgcaaacgtctgtgtctctgtctgtgtaggTAAGGTATGTGGATCTAGGAATTCCTTAACAGATTGTTTCTCTCCCATGAGCACACCCACTCTACTCTGCACCTGCCCAGCTTTACCACTGGTGGTTTCCTGCTATTGTATTCTCATCCACAGAGGATGACAGCAGCTACTCTATATTTCCTACTCAGTACTCAGTTGTATCCTGTCCCTGGGTTTCCAATGGACCAGATGTTATTATTTGTAATGGAAATAAACCTCCGAAGCGGTTTGATTCTTGGACCAGTTTCCCGGAACCAGTTTGGCTTAGTCCTAGACTAAAAGCATGCTGCTTCTGTGTCCAGGAACCAGACCCCTTGTGTGCTACGGGTGTAACTGACAGAGTTGTTATGATCAATCTGACATAGTTGTTGTTATCTATCTGACAGAGTTGTTGTTATCTATCTGACATAGTTGTTATATATCTGATATAGTTGTTGTTATCTAGCTGACATAGCAACAACTATCTATCTGACATAATTTTTATGATCTATCTGACAGAGTTGTTGTTATCTATCTGACATAGTTGTTGTTATCTATCTGATGACAGAGTTGTTGTTATCTGACAGAGTTGTTGTTATCTATCTGACAGGGTTGTTGTTATCTAGCTGACAGAGTTGTTATCTGGCTGACAGAGTTGTTGTTATCTATCTGATGACAGAGTTGTTGTTATCTATCTGTTGTTATCTGACAGAGTTGTTGTTATCTGACAGAGTTGTTGTAATCTAGCTGACAGAGTTGTTGTTATCTGACAGAGTTGTTGTTATCTGACAGAGTTGTTGTTATCTGACAGTTGTTGTTATCTATCTGACATAGTTGTTGTTATCTATCTGACAGAGTTGTTGTTATCTATCTGATGACAGAGTTGTTGTTATCTATCTGATGACAGAGTTGTTGTTATCTATCTGATGACATAGTTGTTGTTATCTGACAGAGTTGTTATCTAGCTGACAGAGTTGTTGTTATCTAGCTGACAGAGTTGTTGTTATCTATCTGATGACATAGTTGTTGTTATCTGACAGAGTTGTTATCTAGCTGACAGAGTTGTTGTTATCTAGCTGACAGAGTTGTTGTTATCTGACAGAGTTGTTGTTATCTATCTGACGACAGAGTTGTTGTTATCTGACAGAGTTGTTATCTAGCTGACAGAGTTGTTGTTATCTAGCTGACAGAGTTGTTGTTATCTAGCTGACAGAGTTGTTGTTATCTAGCTGACATAGTTGTCGTTATCTAGCTGACATAGTTGTTGTTATCTAGCTGACATAGTTGTTGTTATCTAGCTGACATAGTTGTTATCTAGCTGACATAGTTGTTGTTATCTAGCTGACAGAGTTGTTGTTATCTGGCTGACAGAGTTGTTATCTGACAGAGTTGTTATCTATCTGACAGAGTTGTTGTTATCTGACAGAGTTGTTGTTATCTGACAGAGTTGTTGTTATCTAGCTGATATAGTTGTTATCTAGCTGACATAGTTGTTATCTAGCTGACATAGTTGTTATTATCTATCTGACAGAGTTGTTGTTATCCTCTCATAGAAGTGATGTCATCACTCCCCCCAGGCTAGCTTGTGTGTAAGCTCTGAGACTCTCAGGCCTAGGAAGGACTTGCTCAACCACATTCCTCACATACAACCCTGAGCTGAGTGGTCAGCCCCTCCCCAACCTCCCAAGCCACATCATGAGTCGCCGGGCGGAAAACAGCCAGCGCCTCAGACACAACAGAGGACATGTGTATCAGAAAACAGAACAATTAACTGACCCACTTATATCAAGACTTTATAGAGCATTCATATAgtcttcataagcactacattGTTGATTCACAAATAGTTTATAAGACATACCACAGTTTACAAGACATACTTTACTACAGTGATTTATAAGACATACTTTACTACCATAAAAACACAACACAGTGGAGAAGATGTGTAGATTAAGTAGACTTTATTGAATGAGAGATTGAAGCTGCCTGGTCAACAGTATTTGAGGTAAAGGCTGTGGTTAAACTGCGTCTCTGTAGTTAAATAATAAATAGTTGATTAGGCATTAGTTTGTAACGGACGGTAAGTGTTATTGCAAAAAGCCCCAGTTATGGTATAAGTTATTATAACAAGGTAGCCTAAAGGAGAAATACAACttaagtgtttgtgtgtttatttattttacctttatttaactaggcaagtcagttaagaacaaattcttattttcaatgacggcctaggaacagtgggttaactgcctgttcaggggcagaaggacagatttgtaccttgtcagctcggggatttgaacttgcaacctttcggttactagtccaacactctaaccactaggctaccctgccgcctctatgctctaaccactaggctaccctgccgcctctacgctctaaccactaggctaccctgcccccgtTTAGTGTTCACCAACATGGACTTTCcaagatactgtgtgtgtgtgtgtgtgtgtgtgtgtgtgtgtgtgtgtgtgtgtgtgtgtgtgtgtgtgtgtgtgtgtatactgtatgtgtgtgtgtgtgtgtgtgtgtgtgtgtgtgtgtgtgtgtgtgtgtgtgtgtgtgtgtgtgtgtgtgtgtgtgtgtgtgtgtgtgtgtgtgtgtgtgtgtgtgtgtgtgtgtgtgtgtgtgtgtgtgtgtgtgtgattaccaGATCTCTTAGAGTAACAGTCAGTTGGTGATGATCATAAATAGACAAAGCCATTGTTGCCTGTCGCCTATGACTTCAACTCAGTGAAACAACGTCTCATTGACAGACAGGGAGCTGTGCTGTGAAACAACGTCTCATTGACACACAGGAACACGATGACGTAGAACAAGCATAGAAAGAAAATAACATAGAAAAGCACAGAAGCTATGAACAATAACTACACTGAAAGAAGTGGGGAAAAAACAACACTAAACATGAACAATTGTAACGAATCCTTCTACAAGTTTTGCAGGCGTAAGAAAGAGCTGTGGTAAGTTGACAGCCAGTATGTTTgcatgaaggtcagtaaatgtgtgtgtctgtgtgtgtgtgtgtgtgtgtgtgagtgctaaTGAGTGGAGATAAAGTTGTGTGTTTAGTGGTTTACACAACAATGATAAGAAAACTAAACACACCTTGGTTATCTTatcttaaacacacacagacagacccacaaGTGTTTTCAGTTACACTTGCATAATCATTTACTGCATTGTAATCACAACATGatttaacacagagacagggagagttgATAAACTATGTATAAAACTATTATAAACCAAATACAGTCTTCGAAGGATAGATGGCACATAATCACAACCCAGTCCATttacgtcatttagcagacgctcttatccagagcgacttacaggagcgattagggttaagtgccttgctcaagggcacatcaacagatctCTTTTCACCTAGTAGGCTCGAGGATTTGAACCACCGACCTcttgctcttaaccgctaggctacctgccgtccctaaaGTTCCAGTTTCTCTCCCTGGCTCTGTTAGTAGTACCCTCTAGTCCAAACTTACTGGGTATAACCCACATTGTATCATCGCATTAAACACAATGATTAAGAAACACTGTGTCCTCTATCCACAAAGTCAAGGCCAATAGGTGCTTTACAATGGCTCTGGAAAACACAATGGTACGGGGGATCCACACCATTCACACAACAGAATCCAAACGTTGTCTCAACGGCGGCCTTCGACCGTGACTGGGCAGTGGTGGTGGTGCAGGCAGTGGCAGAAACTCCAGAGTGACATCATCATTCAGCGACTTCACAGAGAGAGCGTTGCACTGTGTAGAGGTGGCAGTGACAGAAACTCCGGAATGACATCGTCatgcagtgtgtgttgttagtgagagaggagaatagaatggagaagacagggagatggagaaacTATTCACTCTGACACACAAAAGAGCAGACAGGAATAAGCACCATACttcgtctcacacacacaccattacacacatccaccaatacacacacacacagtgctattTGTCCTGTGCATCCAGAGGTCTTTGTCACAGCTCTGAACATTACTCTTTTTCTTAGGTCATGGTGATTGATGTGTATCTGAAGCCTGATCAGACCGTCCCACGTCCTGTGCCATGGTCAGTCCAGTGGTTGTACTGCCTGTCACTCAGAGGTAGCCATTCCCTCTGCTGGTCACTGACCTCTCCATGGGGTTCTCTGCTTGCCCATTGTGCTCTGagaacctctctcctccccagtgtGGGGTGATGGGGGGGTAGAGGATGATCCCCAGTGTGGGGTGATGGGGGGGTAGAGGATGATTCCCAGTGTCTTTcccagtgtctgtatgtgtccTCTCCAGGCATCAAACTATGAGAGAGTCTCTGCTAAGAAGAGTGCTCTGTTAAAAGAAAACAGCAAGAGAGCTTCACGTTAGTCACGTGTGTGCAGAGTGATGGAAGCTGTGCTTTGTGCTCATTTGGCCCAGAGGAGCAgcaagcccagctctgtcagttagTTGGGAGAGGAAGCAgcaagcccagctctgtcagttagTTGGGAGAGGAAGCAgcaagcccagctctgtcagttagTTGGGAGAGGAAGCAgcaagcccagctctgtcagttagTTGGGAGAGGAAGCAgcaagcccagctctgtcagttagTTGGGAGAGGAAGCAgcaagcccagctctgtcagttagTTGGGAGAGGAAGCAgcaagcccagctctgtcagttagTTGGGAGAGGAAGCAgcaagcccagctctgtcagttagTTGGGAGAGGAAGCAgcaagcccagctctgtcagttagTTGGGAGAGGAAGCAGCAAGCAGGCAGAATAAGAAGGATAAGTGGGGTCAGGTTCTGGGGTCACATTGGGGGCACAAAGGTTACAAAGAGATTTCCTGGCTCTGCCATTTCAactgaggtaaaaaaaaactgttagAAAGCTGAACTCAACGCTGGCATTAgccaagtagtagtagtagtagtagtagtagtagtagtagtagtggtagtagtagtagtagtagtagtggtagtagtagtagtagttgtagtagtagtagttgtagtagtagtagtggtagtcaaTATGTTAAGTTGAACAAATGTGATATCTAATCACCTGTGCCTTTTAATTGTAACTGATTACAGACAAATAGAGTTAGATCCATAAAAGTCCATATAAACACAGTTGTAAACCATTAGATTAGAAAAACAAACCCAGGGaataagaacccccccccccaaaaaaaaatagcAGAATGGAACGATATAAAAGGTAAGCAAAGAGGTTCAGGTTCAGATCTTGACAATAGTTTTCCAGCTTTTCTTATTATGGTCTGATTCTGCTTATCTCTCTGGCTAAGAGGCACAGGTGCAATGACTTCTAAAACAGATTCCTTTCTCACCTGAGTCACAGTATATCTGTTAAGGTGAGCCTCCATACCTGAGAAAGATGGGCATAAGCTTATCTCTTGTCttaccttaaagggatacttgggGATTTTGGCAAcaaagccctttatctacttccccagtcagATTAACTCATGGATACCAATTTTATGTCTCTGCATTCAGTAGTTTTGCaaaccaatgctaactagcgttgctagcagttaccatagacgtccagtcattgtgctaacgctactTAGCatcttccttcaaactgcacgcagagacataaaaacggTATCCACAGGTTAATCttactctggggaagtagataaagggattAATtgacaaaatcctgaagtatccctttaagcagtcttagctacagtactgtatgagCATAGGGATATCTTTGCCCTAAATCAGTAGTCTCAACTATAGTACAGTATCTCTTCAGTGTATTTCTACTGTGGATGAAGTGAACCCATACTGGGTGTACCCTAAATGTAGCTCACCACTTTCCGGGGCTTATCCCGCTCCTCTCCGCTCTCCTGCTGTAGGGTATCGGCGTGGCTATGGGTGGAGCCTCCGTTGGAGGGGCGGGAAGAATGGGTGGAGGggcgaggggagggggaggggcgcTCAGCGGCTCTGAACCGCTCTAACGCAGTCTGGCAGTACGGGGGTAGAGAGTCTTCTCCCCGTGAGTCTAATACCAACTCCACCTCCCTGTTGCTAGGACAACGGCTATGGTGACGCTCGCCGCCACTGCCGCTGCTCTTCTTAGAACCCTTAGAACCCTTAGAGGGTGTGTCTGAGGGCGTGTCCTCTTCGCCACGCCCCCCTCCCCTGCCCCTATCACCTCCACTGTCACTGGCCCCACCCCGTCTGGTCTTGCGCTCCAAAAGAGTGCTCAGGAGTTCGTCATCGTAGTCCCGCCCCCGGGGGCTCTggcgaggagggggaggaggggcggGGGGTTTAGGGGGGCGCTGCTCCAGCTCGTTGTCCCACGTGCCCCGTCTCTTCTTGGGCGAGGGTGGCGGACTGCGTTGTCGGTTTCCCTGACGATCTCCATGGCAATCCTCTTGGCGATCTCGTTCTCGCCAAGTCTCTACGCGGTCATCGCGATCTCTGTTGTCACGGTAACCACGTTTCGTCGTCTTGTCCCGGTAAGAAGGCGGACAGTATTCCCGATCTCGATCCCTATCCCGGTCACCTTCTCGTTCCCGCAGCTCCAGTCTCTCGTACTCCTGGTCGTTGTCTCTGATGTCCCTGACAGTGAGCTCCTCCCTGGGGCCTCTCTGTCTGTAGCACTGGGAAAACTCCTCCAGCTCATCCAGAGAGCCTGACTTCCCACCCAGGAGGAAGGCCTTACGCTGCAGGTGCTCCGAACGAGGGTTCCACCTGGACATAACATCTCATTAGGAACTTAGAacatgcagaacacacacacatacacacacacaacccctatgaagacacacacacacaacccccactCCCCTCCACACACAGTCAGTCTAAAGGTGTTTCTGGCGACCTGCTGTTATTATCATGATGATGGTCCTCCTCAATGCTGCGGTTGCGGCGGTGCTGGTAGCGTGTGGAGCGACGGGGCTGAGAGGAGGACGAGGGATGATGGAGGTCAGGGATGTCTTCAAGGTCACGGTCGTGGTCAGGGATGGCTGGCAGGGCCTTCTTCTGTATCTGGCGGTAAGACTGACGGAAACCCCCTGCATCCACCTCATGGAGAGAACTGAGCTCTGAGATACTGCAagctgaggaagaggagagggaagggggaggaggaggaggagggaggaggagggaggaggaggaggaggagagagaggaggaggaggagggaggaggaggaggaggagagaggaggaggaggaggagagaggaggaggaggaggagggaggaggaggaggagagaggaggaggaggagggaggaggagagaggaggaggaggaggagagaggaggaggaggaggagagaggaggaggaggaggagggaggaggaggaggaggagagaggaggggtggagacatGAGTACGTTTCTATATTTATGATACTATGAATCACAGTGTTAGTATCACAGTGACTAGGCCTAAGATAAGATGCCAGGTGAATGAAGAATCCAGGGGACATGCacagaacatagagagagaggaagtcctAGATGAAAAACCTctgaaacaaacagacacattACAATAGGTCTTCTTTTACAGACTGTCTTTGACACACAAGGCCAACACATCCAATCGGAGAAAGAAAACAATCTACCAGCAGTTGATGAGGATTGGAGGAATTCGAGGAATGAATCATTAGATGAGGATCAACAAGGTGGTGATGTACAGATAGTGTGAGACTGGCTCACAAAACGAGGAAGAATCAAGTGTGTTGTCTTTATGAAGTAGGAATAATCAGGTGTGTTGTTTTTATGAAGTAGGAATAATCAGGTGTGTTGTTTTTATGAAGTAGGAATAATCAGGTGTGTTGTCTTTATGAAGTAGGAAGAATCAGGTGTGTTGTCTTTATGAAGTAGGAAGAATCAGGTGTGTTGTCTTTATGAAGTAGGAAGAATCAGGTGTGTTGTCTTTATGAAGTAGGAAGAATCAGGTGTGTTGTCTTTATGAAGTAGGAAGAATCAGGTGTGTTGTCTTTATGAAGTAGGAAGAATCAGGTGTGTTGTCTTTATGAAGTAGGAAGAATCAGGTGTGTTGTCTTTATGAAGTAGGAAGAATCAGGTGTGTTGTCTTTATGAAGTAGGAAGAATCAGGTGTGTTGTCTTTATGAAGTAGGAAGAATCAGGTGTGTTGTCTTTATGAAGTAGGAAGAATCAGGTGTGTTGTCTTTATGAAGTAGGAAGAATCAGGTGTGTTGTCTTTATGAAGTAGGAAGAATCAGGTGTGTTGTCTTTATGATTTCAAATCAAAcacatttttattggtcacatatttagcagatgttattgcaggtgtatcgaaatgcttgtgcagttgcaggagaaaagagaagaggagcaCTGTTGAAGCTAGGATTTCAGAGAGTAGTGTCTAGGCAGAGGTTATTTCAGAATGGATTTCAGAGAGTAGTGTGTAGGCAGAGGTTATTTCAGAATGGATTTCAGAGAGTAGTGTCTAGGCAGAGGTTATTTCAGAATGGATTTCAGAGAGTAGTGTCTAGGCAGAGGTTATTTCAGAATGGATTTCAGAGAGTAGTGTCTAGGCAGAGGTTATTTCAGAATGGATTTCAGAGAGTAGTGTCTAGGCAGAGGTTATTTCAGAATGGATTTCAGAGAGTAGTGTCTAGGCAGAGGTTATTTCAGAATGGATTTCAGAGAGTAGTGTGTAGGCAGAGGTTATTTCAGAATGGATTTCAGAGAGTAGTGTCTAGGCAGAGGTTATTTCAGAATGGATTTCAGAGAGTAGTGTGTAGGCAGAGGTTATTTCAGAATGGATTTCAGAGAGTAGTGTGTAGGCAGAGGTTATTTCAGAATGGATTTCAGAGAGTAGTGTCTAGGCAGAGGTTATTTCAGAGAGTAGTGTCTAGGCAGAGGTTATTTCAGAATGGATTTCAGAGAGTAGTGTCTAGGCAGAGGTTATTTCAGAATGGATTTCAGAGAGTAGTGTGTAGGCAGAGGTTATTTCAGAATGGATTTCAGAGAGTAGTGTGTAGGCAGAGGTTATTTCAGAATCGATTTCAGAGAGTAGTGTGTAGGCAGAGGTTATTTCAGAATGGATTTCAGAGAGTAGTGTGTAGGCAGAGGTTATTTCAGAATGGATTTCAGAGAGTAGTGTCTAGGCAGAGGTTATTTCAGAATGGATTTCAGAGAGTAGTGTCTAGGCAGAGGTTATTTCAGAATGGATTTCAGAGAGTAGTGTCTAGGCAGAGGTTATTTCAGAATGGATTTCAGAGAGTAGTGTCTAGGCAGAGGTTATTTCAGAATGGATTTCAGAGAGTAGTGTGTAGGCAGAGGTTATTTCAGAATGGATTTCAGAGAGTAGTGTCTAGGCAGAGGTTATTTCAGAATGGATTTCAGAGAGTAGTGTGTAGGCAGAGGTTATTTCAGAATGGATTTCAGAGAGTAGTGTGTAGGCAGAGGTTATTTCAGAATGGATTTCAGAGAGTAGTGTCTAGGCAGAGGTTATTTCAGAATGGATTTCAGAGAGTAGTGTGTAGGCAGAGGTTATTTCAGAATGGATTTCAGAGAGTAGTGTGTAGGCAGAGGTTATTTCAGAATGGATTTCAGAGAGTAGTGTGTAGGCAGAGGTTATTTCAGAATGGATTTCATGCAGATTATAGCTAGAGTATAAAAAGCATGTTGACTCTGTCCTACACaggggttgtctgtctgtagggctTACAGCCATTAGTCAGGTTGATTTCAGAGTGGATTTGATTTCACAGAGGATGTCAGAGTGTAGTAGATTATAAGTCCTGCTGAGTCGACACAGGGTAGGgtaactatctgtctgtctgtagggcttACAGTCATGACACATGCAGAAGTGGATTTCAGACAGAGTAGAGTATAGGGTGTATAgagtctactgtctgtctgtctgtcgggctTACAGTCGTGGCTCTGGGCCTTGGCCGGGTGGAAAAGAGCCAGCTGTTTCTCTACGTGCTGCAACACCTTCAGAGAGTCCTGATCCAGAGAGGACTGATCCAGAGTAGACTGCAGCCGGTACACAGGCCGCACTGAGACGTATATGAGACAACAAACACTTGtcaggcaggagaggagaaacaggtctCACTACGACAAACTGTTGGGACTCTGTATGAGCTTTCCACACGTTCAACAAGGTGAAGAAATGTCTGTTCAACTATATCAGTATGTTTCTTATATTGCTGCTTTAAATGAAGTTTAAAATGAAAAGGTAGTTTGTTAGATAACGTTTATAAcatcagaacatcaatagacaccAGACCCAGTACCCACCTCCAGCTGCACTGTGCTCTGACACAGAGGGGGGAGCGGACATCATCGTGGTGTCCACCAGGGAGGGGGGAGCGATGGGGACCATGGCCGGGACCCCAGGTACGTAGTAGGGTGGATAGACAGCGATCTGGGGGGACGAAGCCCTGCTCCTCAACCCCTTTCCTGCTTCgtacactacatggagagaggacagagagatagaagacAGAAAGGACTGAAGGAGGAACATTCATCACTTCAGGTATTCCAGACTCCACAGGTAACACTTCAGGTATTCCAGACTCCACAGGTAATACTTCAGGTATTCCAGACTCCACAGGTAATACTTCAGGTATTCCAGACTCCACAGGTAATACTTCAGGTATTCCAGACTCCACAGGTAATACTTCAGGTATTCCAGACTCCACAGGTAATACTTCAGGTATTCCAGACTCCACAGGTAATACTTCAGGTATTCCAGACTCCACAGGTAATACTTCAGGTATTCCAGACTCCACAGGTAATACTTCAGGTATTCCAGACTCCACAGGTAATATTTCAGGTATTCCAGACTCCACAGGTAATACTTCAGGTATTCCAGACTCCACAGGTAATACTTCAGGTATTCCAGACTCCACAGGTAATACTTCAGGTATTCCAAACTCCACAGGTAATACTTCAGGTATTCCAGACTCCACAGGTAATACTTCAGGTATTCCAGACTCCACAGGTAATACTTCAGGTATTCCAGACTCCACAGGTAATAATTCAGGTATTCCAGACTCCACAGGTAATACTTCAGGTATTCCAGACTCCACAGGTAATACTTCAGGTATTCCAGACTCCACAGGTAATACTTCAGGTATTCCAGACTCCACAGGTAATACTTCAGGTATTCCAGACTCTACAGGTAATACTTCAGGTATTCCAGACTCCACAGGTAATACTTCAGGTATTCCAGACTCCACAGGTAATACTTCAGGTATTCCAGACTCCACAGGTAATACTTCAGGTATTCCAGACTCCACAGGTAATACTTCAGGTATTCCAGACTCCACAGGTAATACTTCAGGTATTCCAGACTCCACAGGTAATACTTCAGGTATTCCAGACTCCACAGGTAATACTTCAGGTATTCCAGACTCCACAGGTAATACTTCAGGTATTCCAGACTCCACAGGTAATACTTCAGGTATTCCAGACTCCACAGGTAATACTTCAGGTATTCCAGACTCCACAGGTAATACTTCAGGTATTCCAGACTCCACAGGTAATACTTCAGGTATTCCAGACTCCACAGGTAATACTTCAGGTATTCCAGACTCCACAGGTAATACTTCAGGTATTC encodes:
- the LOC109878068 gene encoding immunoglobulin-like domain-containing receptor 2 isoform X2 gives rise to the protein MRRKRRGEHVHRTSLNANALIWKMCLLLRWWIPVLFLTDLPSSSAIQVSSREDRKYATLFQSVVLPCQYSSMSTQTPVVQWWYKSYCRDRTRDAFSFPEGLGVRGSSSHLDCSDSSRTVRVVASVTGSSITLAEHYKGRDITIINKADLRIGELQWGDSGVYLCKVIISDDLEGRNEAPVELLVLGKTGTGVSDDLLPDFDVKIMPEWAFVGSVALGIILFILLFGVCWCQCCPHSCCCYVSCWCCPETCCCPRHLYEAGKGLRSRASSPQIAVYPPYYVPGVPAMVPIAPPSLVDTTMMSAPPSVSEHSAAGVRPVYRLQSTLDQSSLDQDSLKVLQHVEKQLALFHPAKAQSHDSCSISELSSLHEVDAGGFRQSYRQIQKKALPAIPDHDRDLEDIPDLHHPSSSSQPRRSTRYQHRRNRSIEEDHHHDNNSRWNPRSEHLQRKAFLLGGKSGSLDELEEFSQCYRQRGPREELTVRDIRDNDQEYERLELREREGDRDRDRDREYCPPSYRDKTTKRGYRDNRDRDDRVETWRERDRQEDCHGDRQGNRQRSPPPSPKKRRGTWDNELEQRPPKPPAPPPPPRQSPRGRDYDDELLSTLLERKTRRGGASDSGGDRGRGGGRGEEDTPSDTPSKGSKGSKKSSGSGGERHHSRCPSNREVELVLDSRGEDSLPPYCQTALERFRAAERPSPSPRPSTHSSRPSNGGSTHSHADTLQQESGEERDKPRKVVWRLTLTDIL
- the LOC109878068 gene encoding immunoglobulin-like domain-containing receptor 2 isoform X3; its protein translation is MRRKRRGEHVHRTSLNANALIWKMCLLLRWWIPVLFLTDLPSSSAIQVSSREDRKYATLFQSVVLPCQYSSMSTQTPVVQWWYKSYCRDRTRDAFSFPEGLGVRGSSSHLDCSDSSRTVRVVASVTGSSITLAEHYKGRDITIINKADLRIGELQWGDSGVYLCKVIISDDLEGRNEAPVELLVLEWAFVGSVALGIILFILLFGVCWCQCCPHSCCCYVSCWCCPETCCCPRHLYEAGKGLRSRASSPQIAVYPPYYVPGVPAMVPIAPPSLVDTTMMSAPPSVSEHSAAGVRPVYRLQSTLDQSSLDQDSLKVLQHVEKQLALFHPAKAQSHDSCSISELSSLHEVDAGGFRQSYRQIQKKALPAIPDHDRDLEDIPDLHHPSSSSQPRRSTRYQHRRNRSIEEDHHHDNNSRWNPRSEHLQRKAFLLGGKSGSLDELEEFSQCYRQRGPREELTVRDIRDNDQEYERLELREREGDRDRDRDREYCPPSYRDKTTKRGYRDNRDRDDRVETWRERDRQEDCHGDRQGNRQRSPPPSPKKRRGTWDNELEQRPPKPPAPPPPPRQSPRGRDYDDELLSTLLERKTRRGGASDSGGDRGRGGGRGEEDTPSDTPSKGSKGSKKSSGSGGERHHSRCPSNREVELVLDSRGEDSLPPYCQTALERFRAAERPSPSPRPSTHSSRPSNGGSTHSHADTLQQESGEERDKPRKVSTLLSRDSLIV
- the LOC109878068 gene encoding immunoglobulin-like domain-containing receptor 2 isoform X1, with translation MRRKRRGEHVHRTSLNANALIWKMCLLLRWWIPVLFLTDLPSSSAIQVSSREDRKYATLFQSVVLPCQYSSMSTQTPVVQWWYKSYCRDRTRDAFSFPEGLGVRGSSSHLDCSDSSRTVRVVASVTGSSITLAEHYKGRDITIINKADLRIGELQWGDSGVYLCKVIISDDLEGRNEAPVELLVLGKTGTGVSDDLLPDFDVKIMPEWAFVGSVALGIILFILLFGVCWCQCCPHSCCCYVSCWCCPETCCCPRHLYEAGKGLRSRASSPQIAVYPPYYVPGVPAMVPIAPPSLVDTTMMSAPPSVSEHSAAGVRPVYRLQSTLDQSSLDQDSLKVLQHVEKQLALFHPAKAQSHDSCSISELSSLHEVDAGGFRQSYRQIQKKALPAIPDHDRDLEDIPDLHHPSSSSQPRRSTRYQHRRNRSIEEDHHHDNNSRWNPRSEHLQRKAFLLGGKSGSLDELEEFSQCYRQRGPREELTVRDIRDNDQEYERLELREREGDRDRDRDREYCPPSYRDKTTKRGYRDNRDRDDRVETWRERDRQEDCHGDRQGNRQRSPPPSPKKRRGTWDNELEQRPPKPPAPPPPPRQSPRGRDYDDELLSTLLERKTRRGGASDSGGDRGRGGGRGEEDTPSDTPSKGSKGSKKSSGSGGERHHSRCPSNREVELVLDSRGEDSLPPYCQTALERFRAAERPSPSPRPSTHSSRPSNGGSTHSHADTLQQESGEERDKPRKVSTLLSRDSLIV
- the LOC109878068 gene encoding immunoglobulin-like domain-containing receptor 2 isoform X4, translated to MRRKRRGEHVHRTSLNANALIWKMCLLLRWWIPVLFLTDLPSSSAIQVSSREDRKYATLFQSVVLPCQYSSMSTQTPVVQWWYKSYCRDRTRDAFSFPEGLGVRGSSSHLDCSDSSRTVRVVASVTGSSITLAEHYKGRDITIINKADLRIGELQWGDSGVYLCKVIISDDLEGRNEAPVELLVLGKTGTGVSDDLLPDFDVKIMPEWAFVGSVALGIILFILLFGVCWCQCCPHSCCCYVSCWCCPETCCCPRHLYEAGKGLRSRASSPQIAVYPPYYVPGVPAMVPIAPPSLVDTTMMSAPPSVSEHSAAGACSISELSSLHEVDAGGFRQSYRQIQKKALPAIPDHDRDLEDIPDLHHPSSSSQPRRSTRYQHRRNRSIEEDHHHDNNSRWNPRSEHLQRKAFLLGGKSGSLDELEEFSQCYRQRGPREELTVRDIRDNDQEYERLELREREGDRDRDRDREYCPPSYRDKTTKRGYRDNRDRDDRVETWRERDRQEDCHGDRQGNRQRSPPPSPKKRRGTWDNELEQRPPKPPAPPPPPRQSPRGRDYDDELLSTLLERKTRRGGASDSGGDRGRGGGRGEEDTPSDTPSKGSKGSKKSSGSGGERHHSRCPSNREVELVLDSRGEDSLPPYCQTALERFRAAERPSPSPRPSTHSSRPSNGGSTHSHADTLQQESGEERDKPRKVSTLLSRDSLIV